One Alkaliphilus sp. B6464 genomic window carries:
- a CDS encoding aldehyde dehydrogenase family protein has protein sequence MELKEYVLDLIEKSRVAQKEFEKYSQEKVDEVVRAIGKAVYDNGEVLARLAVDESGMGVYEDKIVKNKGKSKAVWNKLKGVKSRGILRYIEEEGIVEVGKPIGVIGAVTPITNPTMTPMQNTMIALKGGNSIIICPHPRGKESGKKTVEVMRAALAELGAPENLIQIVAEPSLEATNLIMQLSDVCISTGGPAMVKAAYSSGKPAFGVGAGNVQCLIDTDANIKEVIPKVIKGRVYDNGILCTCEQSAICPADKYDELINGLVENGAYYIHEEEEVNALRKVLFPDGVINRDCVGASPVNIAKMAGIEIPEDTKLLVVKVEKAGAEEYFAKEKLCPVLAAYSYNTWEEAVEIARLNLENEGKGHSAVIHSDTKDRIEYAAQILPVSRFAVKQIGSSGLGGSFLNGLMPTATLGCGSWGNNSISENLWFHHLINISRIAYEVPGKQVPSDEEIWGQ, from the coding sequence CGAGTAGCGCAGAAAGAATTCGAAAAGTATTCACAAGAAAAGGTGGACGAAGTAGTACGTGCAATAGGTAAGGCCGTCTATGATAATGGTGAAGTATTAGCACGGCTAGCAGTTGATGAAAGTGGAATGGGAGTATATGAAGACAAAATAGTAAAAAACAAAGGTAAATCAAAAGCTGTTTGGAACAAGCTAAAAGGAGTAAAAAGTAGGGGAATTCTTCGATACATAGAAGAAGAAGGTATTGTGGAAGTTGGAAAGCCAATAGGTGTTATAGGAGCTGTAACTCCAATAACAAATCCTACTATGACACCAATGCAAAATACTATGATAGCTTTAAAAGGCGGTAACTCAATAATTATATGCCCACATCCACGTGGAAAGGAATCTGGTAAGAAAACAGTAGAAGTAATGAGGGCTGCATTAGCAGAATTAGGTGCACCAGAAAACTTAATTCAAATAGTTGCTGAACCTTCACTAGAAGCAACAAACTTAATAATGCAATTATCTGATGTATGTATATCTACAGGTGGACCAGCAATGGTAAAGGCTGCTTATAGTAGTGGTAAGCCTGCCTTTGGTGTTGGTGCAGGAAATGTACAGTGCTTAATAGATACTGATGCAAACATAAAAGAGGTAATACCAAAAGTAATTAAAGGTAGGGTATACGATAATGGCATATTGTGCACATGTGAGCAAAGTGCAATATGTCCAGCAGATAAGTATGACGAGCTTATAAATGGATTAGTGGAAAATGGTGCTTATTATATTCACGAAGAAGAGGAAGTAAATGCTTTGAGAAAAGTTTTATTTCCAGATGGTGTTATAAATAGAGATTGTGTTGGAGCATCTCCTGTAAATATAGCTAAAATGGCAGGTATAGAAATTCCTGAAGATACAAAATTATTAGTTGTAAAGGTAGAAAAAGCAGGGGCAGAAGAATATTTTGCAAAGGAAAAATTATGTCCAGTATTAGCGGCATATAGCTACAATACATGGGAAGAAGCTGTTGAGATTGCAAGACTAAACCTTGAAAATGAAGGAAAAGGACATAGTGCAGTTATTCATTCAGATACAAAAGATAGGATTGAATATGCAGCCCAAATACTTCCAGTATCCCGTTTTGCGGTTAAGCAAATAGGGTCAAGTGGACTTGGTGGATCATTCTTAAATGGACTTATGCCAACAGCAACTCTTGGTTGTGGCTCTTGGGGAAATAATAGCATAAGCGAAAACCTTTGGTTCCATCAT